The window gtgtctgtgtgtctgtgtgtctgtgtgtctgtgtgtctgtgtgtctgtgtgtctgtgtgtctgtgtgtctgtgtgtctgtgtgtctgtgtgtctgtgtgtctgtgtgtctgtgtgtctgtgtgtctgtgtgtctgtgtgtctgtgtctgtgtctgtgtctgtgtctgtgtctgtgtctgtgtctgtgtctgtgtctgtgtctgtgtctgtgtctgtgtctgtgtctgtgtctgtgtctgtgtctgtgtctgtgtctgtgtctgtgtctgtgtctgtgtgtgtgtgtgtgtgtgtgtgtgtgtgtgtgtgtgtgtgtgtgtgtgtgtgtgtgtgtgtgtgtgtgtgtgtgtgtgtgtgtgtgtgtgtgtgtgtgtgtgtctgtctgtgtgtgtgtgtgtgtgtctgtctgtgtgtgtgtgtgtgtgtgtgtctgtctgtgtgtctgtgtgtgtgtgtgtctgtctgtgtgtctgtctgtgtgtctgtgtgtgtgtgtgtgtgtttgtgtgtgtggtgtgaagCATGCACATATATGTGTCTACATCTATGCATGGGtgtttgtgcacatgcatctGCGCACATGCaggtacacatgtacaatactCTCTCTTAATGTGTAACTGAGTGAGAGTGATATTAGTAGCACCAAACGAAAATGAACCTCAGTTTATGGATCTCTTTCTAGCTCAGCTACAATTTGTCTCAAATAGAATGTTGCTATTGAATATGTAGTTTGTTTTAGTCTATCTTGCCATTCCACAAAagaataatttatataatgtCATTGGCTGGATTGTGTAATTCACTGTATTTTGAATTCCATGTTCTAGACTCCAGATAGACCACTTATTTCAGAGCAGGTATGTTGCGATTTTTGTCTTTTGTAGCTTGTTTTAACTGATTCacatttatattttttatgtGTTTAATTGATGTATTATGTACCTCACATAGAATGGTATACCTTTATAGCCTGAGGTTTAGGAAACTACCTTTTATATTGAGGTACAAGAGCATGCCTTAATCTAGGCTAATCTAGATCTAGGCTGCTAGTCACTACACAGTTAATGTGACAGTTTATTATGTATCTTTGATTGTTGACGTTACCAATTGTTTCTGAATTTACACCAATTTCCAAAAAGATATGAGCAGGTTCGTGCTGATGGGCCAGCTCGGATTTTATAAGAATCATTATCCTCTCTGTTTGCTTTGGTGACGGCAAGGTTACAACACGATCATCAGAAGATAACAAAGTTGGCTAAATCGACCTGACTTTGAAGATGGTGACAGAGCAGGCTTCTTAATTCCCAGATGACTTGGTAATAGGCATGCGTAGTGTTGATGTATTCTACCCAATATCAATTTTGACAGAAGCCAAGTTATTCTTCTTCGGATGGTTGAGAACTTAATAAACAACTTTAGATTCTGGCGACTTTACGGTGGTAAGATGTTCATAGTTTGACGTAGTGTTTGCAGTCGTTTCAACAGTTGTTGTATCTCTAATGAAAGTGATAATTATAAGCCGATTGGTAGTCCTAGAAAAGAATGCTTTTAAATGCTTTTATCACCAATCATATCTCTTCATCTGGTATGTGAAGACAAAGATTGGAAAATTCACTGATTGGTCTACGATGGTAAGCAAGAGAGTGACATTTCACAACCGTTGGCTCTATTTTTGACCACGGTAGAGAAGAATCAGTCTGTTTACAAAACTCTTGACAGTTTTTTTGCAGAATTGGTAACTAAAACAATTTCATCAACAAAAAATAGTAGATCATCAGTGGACTTGAATATAATAATCTGATCTTTTGTTAGAACTTTGCAAAATGGAATTAGTACACCATAATTTAGTGTGAACAATTGCTGAGAGGGAAGTGTAGAAGTTTTTCTTGACACTCTTGAAGTGAAGTGTAGACTTAAGTGGTAATGATCAAGAGCAAATCAGTTGATGTTGAATAACCAACTCTAGCCTCTCAAAGTATAATTGATGTTCGATACAGCCTGGTGTTTAAATGTCCAACTGTCTTTTTTCAGTTGACTGTAACCAGTAACCATTGGATACCAGAAAAAACGTGATGTGAACGAAGGATAttggtacatgtatatatgtaatgTAGTTTGGCAATACAAAGTGTCGGCGTAATAGACCTGAGTAGACAGCATTTTCAGGATGGTGATTTACTTGATCTTTGGGCAGCAATTTGATGACGCCAAATTTCCGCATTCTACATACGGATTTCTCAGTCCAGCAGGTGTTAGTGTTGCTGTGGACGTTTCTCTTCTaagttgctcatgatgtaaatgtttgattaAATGGGAAATATTATGTATCgagacaggcaggcagtaAGAGAGGAGGaaggcaaaatatgcaaaggaaaatctaccaggtggatcaacagtcagttttATTCCCTTAGTCATAGAACATTGGATGATGGGGTGAGATGGGGAAAAACTTTCTAGAaggctagccaagaagtcacgtgatgaacttgATCGACCTaacgctgctgagtttctaGACATCTGGATAAAGAGATTTCAAAAGTGCAACGCTAACGTCATAATGCTCTCAccaatgacattgactgtaccatagattgctctacccagtttttcagccactaagttggctctgggtagtttgcattgttctctttaaGTGTTAGATGTTTTTTACAGAATGTAGTCCTAGTCAACTCTCGTAGTTGTGGAACTTTACATAGTTACCTTTCTAGTATTGttttatagatgtatgtttgaaataaatgttatttgacagacagacagacagatacacagacagacagacaggtagacacacagacagataggtagacagacagatatgcagCATGGCAGGCAACTTTAGTGATGCCAAAAAACGTGTGCCTAATCAGACAACAGGAAGTGGACAAATATGCTAGCTGGCTAGCTTGTATCAACTAACAAGGCTCTGAGTCAATTGCTGGTAAAAAAATTGTCGCTTCTCAGATATTCTATGAGCTTGACCTCAATGGGGATGGATTATTGACAGTCGAAGAAGTCAATCAGCAGGATGTGCAGTTTTATCAGCAGCAGTTTCCTGTCAAGCCAATGGATATCAACATTCATGGACTAGGGACTTCtgaccagacagacagtgaagagGATGAGGAAGCCAATGAcacaatacaaatacacaatgAGTTATAAATCTTTTAGAAAGTCTTTTCAAGCTACCATAACTTCAGCAATTGATTTCTTATCATATCTACGAGTCGAAATAAAATCTGCAACCGATTGCAGCACCTCCATTGCATGAAATCATTTTATTTTCATTCAATAATTAAGTATAGGCCGTTTGTCTGCTATTATATCTTCTCTGATAAACAGCATTAATGGTAGATGTGAGTGATAGATGTATCAATGCTGGCCATACTAATTAAGAGCTTCATGGATGTCTTTCAGCTGTTTTTTCAATGACCCTTGGTTCATGTGACTAGCCCGAGACTTTGtaacttgttaattaacttaagatGGTAAAAGTTCTGTCTATGAGTTGGTTTGGGTTATATACAAATGACTTACACTATTGATGTTTGAACTTACAATTATTTCTGCAAGCTGATCGGTCGTCAAATGGTCGACAGCATTATTACTGTAACCTGAGCGCCTCGAGTTAACAATAAAAAGACAATGAACCAAATCAATACACTGAGTTGTAGACATTTTAGAATTTCAATGTTGTTAACATAGTCACATAGTCAAAGCTGGGCCTATACATGTATAATGTACTCACATCCGAGAGCCGCACTACTACACTATAATCAGCAATCAATTGCGGAAATGTAATGACTAAAACATCAAATCTAAAACATCTATATGGAATCTAAGACTGATTGCAACACCTCCATAGCATGAAGTCGTTTTCCGTTTCGTTCACTAAGAAGAATGTTTGTCTGCTCTTTTAATTTCTCCGAAAGAAATGCAATTGATGGTAGATGTGAGTGATACCTGTATCCTTGTTGCCCGTATGAAAGAGCTTCATGAATGTCTTTCAGCTCTTTGCTTTTTAAGACTCTTGGTTCGCGAGAGTAGCCTCCTTCCAAAATCTACACATCATAGGAAGGAGCTTCAGTTCTGTTAGACATGTTTGTAGACTACTATGGTACATTGCATAAATACAGAATGTCACAGGTAATCCCCAATACATTATGTCTATGAACTAGTCTCATGTATGTCTCTCTTATAGCATGTGAGCGggcacaagcaaacacacacacacacacacacacacacacacacacacacacacacacacacgtgcgtgtaCACGTAAACGACCCATCACTTAAAACGAtctatgtggtgtgtgtgtgtgtgtgtgtgtgtgtgtgtggtgtgtgtgtgtgtgtgtgtgtgtgtgtgtgtgtgtgtgtgtgtgtgtgtgtgtgtgtgtgtgtgtgtgtgtgtgtgtgtgtgtgtgtgtgtgtgtgtgtgtgtgtgtgtgtgtgtgtgtgtgtgtgtgttgctaatGTCTGActttactactactaccatAGTAACAAACAGTTATTACCTCTTGGAGACTTTTTGCTTTTGCTACTTGTGGAGTGACAGAAAGTTTGACCGCAAATGTGTATCTTCCTCCAAGAAAAGTGACACTTGGTGGTCGAGCTGAATGTGGAATTGTGCCGTGAAAGATGCAGACACGGCCATAGACAGGTTTGACAGCAGCAAACAGTTCATACTCCTCATTTCCTGGCTTAACTGGAACGTCTGATTCAACTTCATTGAAGAACGCGGTCTCTCCATGATCATTAACGCCATAATCTGGATTGAGATATATTAGTAATGTCATCTCATCCTACATAAACAACCGTGTaaccattgatattaatcaaaGCTTCCACATCGTACCTCAAAATCTTCACAGTCTTTGTGTATGCGCGTGTAGTCAGCTCCTCTAACAATGTTGAGTGCCACATCATATGGAAACCAGCTGCTCTTGTTTGATGCATGCTCAGCAATTCTCTGCGTCAAAGTCCACACGCGACTTCTGACAAACTCCTCATTCtaacacacataacacacttTGActaagaaacacaaacaaatcaaatgAAATTTCTGACTCTAAATCCAGCAACCCATTGGACGTTATCGCTGTCTTCCTCTCGGCTCTCGTCGTGCAGCTGATAATGATACGTGTCATGAAACGCAATGAGATACGATCGAAGCTCATTCAACTCGTCTCTGCTTAATACACCATCGTATACAGCCACCACCTTTCCTGCTCTGTCGGTATATTTCCGAGTCAAATGACTCGAGAGGTTCCAGTTTGGTATTGGCACCTCGTCGACAAGAGCAAAGTCCATTAGGTTTCGCGACATATGGAATTTTGTTAACCTATCAAACTGATCCACTCCTTGCTGGAAGGTTTCGTTTACGTTCGTTGCTCGAATGATTAATCCATATTGTCCTTGTTTGAATGCCACAGATGGAGGGTGAAGAAGGTAGGGTATAGAGCAGTCCCAAATTACGACACGACCAAATGCTGGTTTGATTGCCGTGGCGACCTCTCCATGCTCATTATATAGCAGCAAATCGCCATAATCATTTTTTAACCAGATCTTATTCAAATAAACCAAAATGTTGATATCACTATATTCAGATGATGTGCCATCAGTATTCCCATATATGGAATGTGCACGTTTGTTATCACATCCACACTGTCTTGCTGTCCTTGACTGTTCGAGTCTGCGCAGTAGAAACACGGATGCGCTAAACGGTCGATACCCGGATGTCTTCCCTGATGTCAACAGTAAATTACTCAAACGTCTCCAGAAGCCGGTTTTCTCAAAGTACTGCACGTCTAGCCACGTCAGCCAGTTGATGTTGCCTGGATTTTCGTCCGGAAGTGCCTCATAGGCGCGCTCACTCTCGAATGGATCTCGATATTGATACGACCAGACGCTGTACTTTGCAACGAGGTCTGTAAGCGCTTGCAGAGCGGAAGATTCGAACAAACCGTCCACGACAGTTACACGTCCGTTGTAACGTTGCGTTGAGCTGATCGTAGACTGTCCAGCAGAGGGTAGAATTAGAAAAGCAACAGCAAGGACGTACACGTACTGCTTCATCTCGCACAGAACATTGTTACCATGCGGAAGTACGCAGCGAAGCAAATTTATAGTCCAGCCTAACGCGCGCTCTAGGTCACGTGATCTGACGTCTGGAGCCGGAACCAAGCAAGTTAGCCAGTTCCTCCCTTCTCTATTTTTGGTGTTAGGCGGGGCTAAATTGTTTAACCCCAAAACATTCGACACAATCGGTGAATGTTTCCTACCTAAACAAATTAAATACAAACTTATTTATTCTGATCAAGtgattataaattaataataataataataattaataataataataatactagtaataattagtaataataataaaaatagtaataatgatatattttgtttcataccactactggtacagtactgttactgtacagtacagtaattaattaattgtcttcCCTTAGCTAAGCCTTCTGGTACAAGTACGTACTGTCAATACACTGGTTCGGCCACTTATTAATTAGTCTGGACTAACGGCGCCAGCCCTGCACACAAGAAGACGTGGTTGCGTCAATTTGcagtgcgcatgcgtaattTAATTGCCTAAACGTCAAGCAAAAAATGAGCTTAGAGGTTTATCCGGAGTCGTACGACTATGAACAAACTCTTGTTAGTACTTTAATTCTCAGTTTGCGTTGTGAGTTTATTAGAGGTAACATGTCGGTGTTGTATTGTACACTAGATGTATGGCAAGTTCACGAGTGAACTGCGTGACTTTGCTCGTACTGAAACGCTCAAAATGCGAAGAGAGCGAGCTGAGCGTCGGTTAGAAGAACAAAAGCCGCAGTCATCCAATGGAGGTACTGTTGTCTGCGGGCTCAGTAGGGTTTTGACTGATTGTATTATTGCACTACTGTTGATAATACTAGTTACACATAGGtaacgtaatactagcttacCACATGCAACAGCCCCCTTTCCTAGCTCTTGAAAACGAAACATCTAACTCAAACTTGTGTAACTCTAACACTCAACACTCTATAGTCAAACTTTAAACTTTAAGTCTAGTTTCTGTATTGGCTTTACAACTCAACTTCTTGTTGTTAGTCTTGGTTGGATTGATGGTGGATGTTGTACTGGACTTTCTGTTGGTGttatttcttctttcttcttatTGGTATTCTGGTACTGGCTCTTCtttttgttgatgatgatcTTTTGCTATGTGTCGTCTGTTTCTACGGAATTCTCCTGATAGTGTTGCTACTGTATATACGATCTCGGTTTTGTAGACTGCTGTAGAATTGACCCTCTCTCTGATCTATCAGGAAGCCAAACTTTTTCTCCTTGAGATAATGGTGGTAATAATTCTTTGGCTCAATGGTGTttgtcaaatttcttttttgtctttctctttgaACTTTTTCTTTTACTTGTACTTCTTTGTACGGGACTTGTTTAGGAAGAAGAGTAGCTGGTGTAGTTGGAACTAGACTTCTCAGTTGTCTACCCATTAGTAGTTCTGCCGGAGAGTATCCATTTGATAATGGGGCTGAACAATAAGACAACAATCCTTGGTAAGGATCTTCACTCTTTGTTAGAAGTTTCTTCACAGTCTGTGCCATTCGCTCGGCTTCTCCATTTGTTTGAGGGTATCGCTGACTGCTCATTGTATGCAAAAGTCATAGTCTTGTGCAAACTGTTCGAATATCTCTGAGGCGTACTGAGGACCATTATCTGATCTGATCTTCTGGTATGCTCTGTCGAGCAAACATGGCTTTCATCTTGTTTATCACCTTTTTGGATGATGTGCTTGACAAGGAAATAACTTCAGGATAGCTGGAGTAGAAATCTACGATTAGTAGAAAAGACTTCTCTCTCCATTTGAACAAATCAGTGCCCAATGTTTGCCAAGATCGACTAGGAAAACAGTTGGCAACAAAGGTTTGACCGGTATCGGACGTTGTTTGCTGCATATTGAACATCGTTCAATCGTATCCTGTAATTGTGACGTAATTCCCAGCCACCAAACTGCTGAGagtgctctctctctctacatTTGGTAATGTCACGGTGTCCCAAATAAAGCTTATGCAAATCTCTGCTTGCATTGAGGTAGGGATAACCTGTCGGCTACCACGTAGTAATAAGCCATCTTCCACAGACAATTCTGATGCAACTGCCCAGAATTTCTTGATATCTCCTTTGAGTTTGTGTTTAGGCGACCATTTGTTCTTACAGAGTTGCTTCAGCTGGTAGCACGTTTCATCTGCATCTTGTTGCTTTCTTAGTTTGGTGAAAGTTTTGTTTGCACTGGTAGACAATCAAGCATTTGGTCGACGTACTCGTTAGATGCTGTTGCTAAATCTTGGCTTTGCAAATTTGCTTGATAACACAGACTGGACTTCTTGATAGAGTATCTGGAGTATGAAGGTAACGACCTAGTACATGAGAAATAGTGAATTAATACTGCATTAGTCATAATCTGAATCATTGAACTTGTAAAGGTAGTTCTTCCAAACGCCTGTTTGTACTCAACAATGATACTAACGGCTTATGATCCGTTTCCACGTGAAATGACCTTCCCAGTAAATAGTTACCGAATTGATCGTATGCCCATGTGATAGAGATCGCTTCCTCTATCTGTGCATACCTAGCTTTGGCACTGGTAAGTGACCTTGATGCATATGCAATTAGTCTTCATTCTCCATTGTCTTGCTTCTGTCGAATAATGGCTCCTAGACCATATGCTGATGCATCTGATGACACATCTGTTGGTCTGGTTGGAGAATGTAAAGCTAAAACTGGTGGTTGATACAGATCTTCTTTGATTGTTTCAAAAGCACACAGTTGACTGTGTCCCAACATCCACTCCGACTTAGAGGTAATCAAGGCCCTCAAAGGCTCTGTTTTCTTGGCTAATCTTGGAAGAAACTTTCCCAATTGGTTTACCATGCCTAGAAATCTCCTGACTTCTGTTGGAGTTGATGGCTCTGGCATCTCCTTAATTGCATAATTTTTGTCGGGATCACTTCTAATCCCTGAAGGATCAACATGACCAAGGAATTTCACTGTGTTAGTTGAAAATATGCACTTCCTTTGTGAAGTGTAAGACAGGCTTGTAGTATCTTTTCTAGTACTTTCTGAAGACGTTGATCATGTTCTGCTTGTGTTTTACCAAAGGTAAGAATATCATCCATCAAGCACAGGGTTTCTTGTAAACCGTTGAGTGCCTTTGACATTCTTTCTAGACTAGCTTTGGTGGCGATGTTATATCAAATGGCAATCTGCTGTAGCAGAATCTCCCAAATGGCATTATAAACATCGTGAGTAGGGCAGACTCCTTTGACAGCGGTACCTGCCAAAAACCACTATTCGCCTCGAGCTTGCTGAAAACACTAGCTCTTTGCAACTTAGCTAGAGTGTGTTCCACTGAAGGTAATACTAATCTCTCTTGTTTCACACTTTCGTTAAGTTTAGACAGATCAACACAAATTCTCATACGGCCCTTTAACTTAGGAACTATAACCATTCCTGAACACCAGTCAGTGGGTTGGTCCACTCTTGAAATCACTCCCTCGACTGGCATTTTCAGCAGTTCATCCACCACTTTCTTCATCAAGGGGATAGGTATTCGTCTGGGAGTTGACAAAGCACATGGTTGTGCATCTGATTTCAGACAGATAGTGTACTCTTCACTCATCTTTTCAAAGCCTTTAAACAAATTAGGAAATTCAGCTTGAATATCGGCCGCCTCACTCAGATTATTTTCAGCTTTGTGTACTGGCTGATACCATTTGATTATTTGCAGAGCTTCTATGGCTGGTCTGCCAAGTAAACATCTTGTCATTCCTCTCAccacaaatatttcttgctgTGTGGTCAACACTTTGACTTGGAGGTTGGCAACGAACTTCCCATGCACAGCTAATGCATGTCCTCCTGAATCACGTAGTGAATGTTTGGTAGCAGTTTGCAGGTTAGCGTTACTGATTGTTTTTTTTTGTACACACTCTCTGGTACCACCGTAACGTCTGCACCAGTGTCAATTTTGAACCTTAACTCTATCCCATTCACTTTCACATTGGTCATCCAAGCACCTGTTACAGTTCCAATTGATTGAACTCCCAAGCATAGATAACCTCGAGAATCATCTTACTCAACACTACTTTTAGACTACTTGTTCACACTTATGGCATTTCGACGTTGTTGCTGGGCACGTAGCTCTACCATGCGACGGTTTCTGTTCGCATCTGAAACagttgtcttctgtctgtttagtagCCGGAATGAAGGATTTTCCTTTCCCGCCTTTTGTGGGTAGTAGCCTTCTGGACCTTCTAGAACAGGTTCTGTTTGGAATGTTTGGAAGATGCATTCCATTGCGTGCGTATTGTCTCCATGCCAGTCATATCAGGTGTTATTGGCATTCCACGGAGAGATGTCTGCGAACAGTAGTCTGTTGCATCTTCACCGACTCAC of the Corticium candelabrum chromosome 7, ooCorCand1.1, whole genome shotgun sequence genome contains:
- the LOC134181897 gene encoding uncharacterized protein LOC134181897 — encoded protein: MKQYVYVLAVAFLILPSAGQSTISSTQRYNGRVTVVDGLFESSALQALTDLVAKYSVWSYQYRDPFESERAYEALPDENPGNINWLTWLDVQYFEKTGFWRRLSNLLLTSGKTSGYRPFSASVFLLRRLEQSRTARQCGCDNKRAHSIYGNTDGTSSEYSDINILVYLNKIWLKNDYGDLLLYNEHGEVATAIKPAFGRVVIWDCSIPYLLHPPSVAFKQGQYGLIIRATNVNETFQQGVDQFDRLTKFHMSRNLMDFALVDEVPIPNWNLSSHLTRKYTDRAGKVVAVYDGVLSRDELNELRSYLIAFHDTYHYQLHDESREEDSDNVQWVAGFRNEEFVRSRVWTLTQRIAEHASNKSSWFPYDVALNIVRGADYTRIHKDCEDFEDEMTLLIYLNPDYGVNDHGETAFFNEVESDVPVKPGNEEYELFAAVKPVYGRVCIFHGTIPHSARPPSVTFLGGRYTFAVKLSVTPQVAKAKSLQEILEGGYSREPRVLKSKELKDIHEALSYGQQGYRYHSHLPSIAFLSEKLKEQTNILLSERNGKRLHAMEVLQSVLDSI